The following is a genomic window from Chitinispirillales bacterium ANBcel5.
TTTACTTACGGGTATGGTCCTTCATCTGGTTTTGTAAGCCTAAACGAGTTGGCTACGGAAACAGGAGGGCATTTTTTTCCGAATTTAATAGAAGAGGAGGAGGTCAGGAATTCTTACACCCAGGCAATGGGTCGTGCTACACCAACCGAGGAAATCCCAACCGGAACTAACGGTACCGGTGGTATTTTATCGCAAAACACATTGGATCTTTATTCTGGAAACTCATTTGTGTTTTATGCTGAAAATTCAATGAGTGATATTGATGTTGTCATTGATTACGAAATTGATGACGGGGGGATGAGCCTAATGAGTTCTGAACCACCTACGATCAATTTTGAGATTAGGGATTCCAATAACAATCCTATTTATCCTGCCCCAACAGTTACGATGATTGGACAATCCGCTCTGCTAAATATTAAGTCTGATGCGTTCGCTTCCCATGGAGAAGGGTGGTGGACTGTAGAGTTGAATTCCTCGGGGGATGCTCAAATAACCAACTCTATGGTACTTAATCACAGTGCGGTAAAAAAACCGGAACTTACTGTGGAAAACCTAACCGGAACTGTGGTAACTTATCCTGAGCCATTCCTTATTGCGGCATCCGTAAGCTATGGGAAGAGAGTTAAGGAGATGACTGTTTCTGCCACCCTCCAAAACCCGGAAGGGGATGTAATTCCAGTTGAACTCAGGGATGATGGTTTATATGGAGATGCCATAGCACAGGATGGAATTTATTCAGCAATTTTTAGCGATTATGACGAGGATGGCATATACATCCTAACCGTTATAGCAAATAACTATAGCGATGGTTCGATGCTAAGTCAACAAAACGGAACAGCTTCAATATCAGTACCACAGTTTGGACGTAAACGAACCCTTCGTATTGCAGTGCAGGGTTTTATGGATGATGATCATGGTAATTGCCCTGGAACTGCAACACTAATTGCACTTAATGATTACCCTGTACCTGGTAAAATTGACTATGCAGAGGATGAAGACTTTTTTGAAGTGGTAACTGAAGATGCTGAAGAGGATGTAATTGTTCGTGTTTCAGAGATGAGTCATACGATGAACGCCGAGTTGACCGTTTTTGATGATGATGGTAACACTATCGGTTATACGAACATAAACGTAGGTAACACAGTCAATGGCTATCTTGCGTTGAGAGTCGCAGCTTCTGATCTGGGAGAAAGACTTTTTATAAGAGTCAATGATTTGGATGAATATGAGTCAGGTGCAATTTACAGAGTCAGTGCAGGAACCGAAAAACGAGGGGATGAGGTTGTTGGTTCCGCTATTGAGGTCTACATTAAAGATGAGGGATTGCATGAAAACAATATTGTAAAGCCAAGAATGTATCTGAAAAACACAGGTGATGTACCTATCAGTGGTTTTACTGTTTGCTACTATTTTACTGCTGAAGAGGGGAAAACACCTATACTAGCAGATTATCACACTCCTTACAGTACTCTTTCTCTTACCCATCTTGGGGGTAATGATTACAGAGTAGATTACAGTTACAGTGTAACTCTTGAGCCCGGCCAGATGTTACCGGATCAAAGTGGAAATGTGATTGGAATTCATTATGATAACTGGGCGCCTATGAATAAGTTAAATGACTTTTCTAACCCAGGTTCATCTGAATTCATTGCAACAGACCGTATCGCAGTATTTTCTAATGATGGTGTACTTATTTCCGGAAGTTATCCTATAGAATAAACGCGCCTAAACAGATTAGGCTATTTCACAACAGGAATACTTAACAGTATTCCTGTTGCTGTTTAGGTGTACTTATCAATAGTGCTACAAGCAGATAAAACATGTTGAACCATTGTTAGGTAGTAATACTTACATACAAACCAGTGAGAATGGTAAGTGTTCTTTTCTGTTTCTTGTTTTGACTCTTAAATTGTACTAAATAGTATATTGTGGTGCATTGTATATCTATTCAATTCATAAACGGAGTACATCTATGACCAGAAATATTCATACAAAAACATTTAAGCAAGGCCTTACACGAACCCGCTGTTTTTCTTTTATAGTGATCCTTTTATTCCATTACACTGCCCATTCCACTCAGGAAGTGAACTCTGTAGATCTGGAATACTTTATGAGCTATAACCATGTTCGCTCTTTGGCAGTTATCGGTGATACAATTTGGGGTGGAACTGAAGGTGGGGGTCTTATACGGATAATCGGTACAAATAACAGTACGCTTCAGATAACTACTGAGCAGGGGCTTGCTGATAATGTAGTACAACGAGTTATTTTGGCAGATACGATTGGTAGCTCTGTTTGGGTAGGCACAGACGACGGAATTAGCTACATTTCAGGTGACACCGTTAGAAGCTATAAAACCGCTGGTTCATCTCCCTTGGGAAGAGTGCGGGATATTGCGATAATCGGTAATCGCATGGTAGCGGCATCTTACAATGCTGGTGTGGTAAAATACAGAAATGGTCAATTTGAACAAATATCCTCACAACAGAATTCAAACGCCATGTTTGTTACGTATGATAGCGACAGTACTCTCTGGGCATTAAAATTATCAGGTATTTTCAAAATTAAAGAAGGAGAGATTTTTGAAATAGAAACCCCAAGTGAATTTAGATTTGCCCAAATCGGTACTATGGTTACCGATACCAATGATCATGTCTGGATCGCATCCGATTGGTTTTCTCCCTATGCAGCACGGTATGATGGGAATGGGTGGGAAATTTTTACACTTGAAAATGGAGGTATTCCCCTTACAGTACAACAGTTT
Proteins encoded in this region:
- a CDS encoding VWA domain-containing protein gives rise to the protein MLQKSLCMLVLVSCFALFAEDIPSTKPYTTIIHNDDGVTFNIAVSLHSNPNEERRDHYEEVLTHMARGIWEMTNTGHRIGTVKIFQGGQQTSVADIVWQQNERPFADFSGLNSETGKIMVGDSYDDIDYLETPEGREALGYKLAREFARYTYAINYQYASTNEDDNEESVGITLPWYGDEPTISSIMNEPENALGGAYHWLNFDTYDTFEERNAHGRVWGINAWDLLLQDRRLDEERGRSSVQPRRRQFRESLQDKAPTETCEWEYDGETYSFMRVFLDDEDIIDVDFDWVEEDIEVVLIIDRSGSMSIPEGGSTRLELVQEASKKLVSLFPRERTAIGVTSFSGRFDEFIVEYNITPINGDGVVDEIHDAIDGIEIDDLTAIYDAAIHGLDLLNDYREDNETKAIRFAILLSDGADVNSEHSPEYAIRNYNNSQVPLFTYGYGPSSGFVSLNELATETGGHFFPNLIEEEEVRNSYTQAMGRATPTEEIPTGTNGTGGILSQNTLDLYSGNSFVFYAENSMSDIDVVIDYEIDDGGMSLMSSEPPTINFEIRDSNNNPIYPAPTVTMIGQSALLNIKSDAFASHGEGWWTVELNSSGDAQITNSMVLNHSAVKKPELTVENLTGTVVTYPEPFLIAASVSYGKRVKEMTVSATLQNPEGDVIPVELRDDGLYGDAIAQDGIYSAIFSDYDEDGIYILTVIANNYSDGSMLSQQNGTASISVPQFGRKRTLRIAVQGFMDDDHGNCPGTATLIALNDYPVPGKIDYAEDEDFFEVVTEDAEEDVIVRVSEMSHTMNAELTVFDDDGNTIGYTNINVGNTVNGYLALRVAASDLGERLFIRVNDLDEYESGAIYRVSAGTEKRGDEVVGSAIEVYIKDEGLHENNIVKPRMYLKNTGDVPISGFTVCYYFTAEEGKTPILADYHTPYSTLSLTHLGGNDYRVDYSYSVTLEPGQMLPDQSGNVIGIHYDNWAPMNKLNDFSNPGSSEFIATDRIAVFSNDGVLISGSYPIE